One genomic region from Stackebrandtia nassauensis DSM 44728 encodes:
- a CDS encoding valine--tRNA ligase, whose amino-acid sequence MTNEAKNQARTELPPQYAPVDVESRRYQRWVADGRFTASDDGDKPAYSIVIPPPNVTGSLHLGHAMDHTIIDTLIRRKRMQGFEALWMPGMDHAGISTQNVVERQLAEEGLSRHDLGREAFVDRVWQWKSEYGGKISGQMRRLGDSVDWDRERFTMDEGLSDAVQTIFKKLYDDGLIYRAERIINWCPRCMTALSDIEVNHSDDDGELVSIRYGHGDNAIVVATTRAETMLGDTAVAVHPEDERYKHLVGTEVELPLTGRRIPIIADEHVDPEFGTGAVKVTPAHDPNDFEIGQRHGLPAPLIMDERAVITAHGPFLGLDRYEARPAIVAALRSEGRIVAEKRPYVHAVGHCDRCKTTVEPRLSLQWFVKVDPLAKAAGDAVREGKVRILPLEQEKRYFSWVDNLHDWCISRQLWWGHRIPIWYGPGGEQICVGPGETAPEGYTQDEDVLDTWFSSALWPFSTMGWPEQTKALEKFYPTSVLVTGYDIIFFWVVRMMLFGLYAMDGQPPFKDVVLHGLIRDQFGKKMSKSAGNGVDPIEWMDAYGSDAVRFTLARGSNPGADPAIGEDWVQGSRNFCNKLWNATRFALMSGATTEGPLPQPEQLSTIDRWILSRLSHTVTEVDAQMEAYQLGKASDTLYHFAWDEVCDWYLELSKPVLMAGGEAATSTRRVLGHVLDTLLRLLHPMTPYVTEELWLALTGGEERGESIMVAEWPTAGATDAAAEKTVAGIQHLVTEIRRFRSDQGLKPAQRVATRLSGLDRAGLAEHEGLVRSLARLDEPSGEFTATAKLAVTSEVTAELDTRGTIDVAAERARLEKALAAAKKELDGTERKLGNEGFLAKAPADVVDKIRARKAAAESDIERVNGQLNALPSA is encoded by the coding sequence GTGACGAATGAAGCGAAGAACCAGGCCCGTACGGAACTCCCACCGCAGTACGCGCCCGTAGACGTAGAGTCTCGGCGCTACCAGCGGTGGGTAGCCGACGGCCGGTTCACCGCTTCGGACGACGGCGACAAGCCCGCCTACTCGATCGTGATCCCGCCGCCCAACGTGACCGGCAGCCTGCACCTCGGGCACGCCATGGACCACACCATCATCGACACCCTGATCCGCCGCAAGCGGATGCAGGGCTTCGAGGCACTGTGGATGCCGGGCATGGACCACGCGGGCATCTCCACCCAGAACGTGGTGGAGCGGCAGCTGGCCGAGGAGGGGCTGTCGCGGCACGACCTCGGCCGCGAGGCGTTCGTGGATCGCGTGTGGCAGTGGAAGTCCGAGTACGGCGGCAAGATCTCGGGACAGATGCGCAGGCTCGGCGACTCCGTGGACTGGGACCGGGAACGGTTCACCATGGACGAGGGGCTGTCGGACGCCGTCCAGACGATCTTCAAGAAGCTGTACGACGACGGCCTGATCTACCGGGCCGAGCGGATCATCAACTGGTGTCCGCGCTGTATGACGGCGCTGTCGGACATCGAGGTGAACCACAGCGACGACGACGGCGAGCTGGTGAGCATTCGCTACGGGCACGGCGACAACGCGATCGTGGTGGCCACGACCCGGGCCGAGACGATGCTCGGCGACACCGCCGTGGCGGTGCACCCCGAGGACGAGCGCTACAAGCACCTGGTGGGCACCGAGGTGGAACTGCCGCTGACCGGGCGGCGGATCCCGATCATCGCCGACGAGCACGTGGACCCGGAGTTCGGGACCGGCGCGGTGAAGGTGACCCCCGCGCACGACCCCAACGACTTCGAGATCGGGCAGCGGCACGGTCTCCCGGCTCCGCTCATCATGGACGAACGCGCCGTCATCACCGCGCACGGACCGTTCCTGGGGCTGGACCGCTACGAGGCCCGTCCGGCCATTGTGGCCGCTTTGCGGTCCGAGGGCCGGATCGTGGCCGAGAAGCGTCCCTACGTCCACGCCGTGGGCCACTGCGACCGCTGCAAGACCACCGTGGAACCGCGGTTGAGCCTGCAGTGGTTCGTGAAGGTGGACCCGCTGGCCAAGGCCGCCGGTGACGCGGTGCGCGAGGGCAAGGTGCGGATCCTGCCGCTGGAACAGGAGAAGCGCTACTTCTCCTGGGTGGACAACCTGCACGACTGGTGCATCTCGCGGCAGTTGTGGTGGGGCCACCGGATCCCGATCTGGTACGGACCGGGCGGCGAGCAGATCTGTGTGGGTCCGGGCGAGACCGCGCCCGAGGGGTACACACAGGACGAGGACGTGCTGGACACCTGGTTCTCCTCGGCGCTGTGGCCGTTCTCGACCATGGGCTGGCCGGAGCAGACCAAGGCGCTGGAGAAGTTCTATCCGACCTCGGTGCTGGTGACCGGCTACGACATCATCTTCTTCTGGGTGGTGCGGATGATGCTGTTCGGTCTCTACGCCATGGACGGCCAGCCGCCGTTCAAGGACGTGGTGCTGCACGGCCTGATCCGGGACCAGTTCGGCAAGAAGATGTCCAAGTCCGCGGGCAACGGTGTCGACCCGATCGAGTGGATGGACGCCTACGGCTCCGACGCGGTGCGGTTCACGCTGGCGCGCGGTTCCAACCCGGGCGCCGACCCCGCGATCGGCGAGGACTGGGTGCAGGGTTCGCGCAACTTCTGCAACAAACTGTGGAACGCCACCCGGTTCGCGCTCATGTCGGGTGCCACCACCGAGGGGCCGCTGCCGCAACCCGAGCAGCTGTCCACTATCGACCGGTGGATCCTGTCGCGGCTGTCGCACACCGTCACCGAGGTGGACGCCCAGATGGAGGCGTACCAGCTCGGCAAGGCCAGCGACACCCTGTACCACTTCGCGTGGGACGAGGTGTGCGACTGGTACCTGGAGCTGAGCAAGCCGGTGCTGATGGCTGGTGGCGAGGCCGCCACGTCCACCCGCCGGGTGCTGGGCCACGTGCTCGACACGCTGCTGCGGCTGCTGCATCCCATGACGCCGTACGTGACCGAGGAGCTGTGGCTGGCGCTGACCGGCGGCGAGGAGCGCGGTGAGTCCATCATGGTGGCCGAGTGGCCGACGGCCGGTGCCACCGACGCGGCGGCCGAGAAGACCGTCGCGGGCATCCAGCACCTGGTGACCGAGATCCGCCGGTTCCGCAGCGACCAGGGCCTCAAACCCGCGCAGCGGGTGGCGACCCGGCTGTCCGGTCTGGACCGGGCCGGTCTGGCCGAGCACGAGGGTCTGGTGCGGTCGCTGGCGCGGCTGGACGAGCCCTCGGGTGAGTTCACCGCGACCGCCAAGCTCGCGGTGACGTCCGAGGTGACCGCCGAACTGGACACCCGGGGCACCATCGACGTGGCCGCCGAGCGCGCGCGGTTGGAGAAGGCGCTGGCCGCCGCGAAGAAGGAACTCGACGGCACCGAGCGCAAGCTCGGCAACGAGGGTTTCCTGGCCAAGGCGCCCGCCGACGTGGTGGACAAGATCCGGGCCCGCAAGGCCGCCGCCGAGTCCGATATCGAGCGTGTCAACGGTCAGCTGAACGCGCTGCCGTCGGCTTAG
- a CDS encoding DoxX family protein produces the protein MSDNATPAQDTKRPGKALNIILWVLQGLLAAFFVFASAPKLLGDPTAVEMFGKIDFGDWFRYLTGIVELAGAIGLVIPRLSSLAASGLAIVMVCATVANLTALEMAWAAPQTIVLAALFVFIAWGRRDQNKRLLAMFKGSKTEPSSV, from the coding sequence ATGTCTGACAACGCAACCCCCGCCCAGGACACCAAGCGCCCCGGCAAAGCCCTCAACATCATCCTGTGGGTCTTGCAGGGCCTGCTGGCCGCGTTCTTCGTGTTCGCCTCGGCCCCCAAGCTGCTGGGCGACCCGACCGCCGTCGAGATGTTCGGCAAGATCGACTTCGGCGACTGGTTCCGCTACCTGACCGGCATCGTCGAGCTGGCCGGCGCCATCGGCCTGGTCATCCCGCGACTGTCCAGCCTGGCCGCCAGCGGCCTGGCCATCGTGATGGTGTGCGCGACCGTCGCCAACCTCACCGCGCTCGAGATGGCCTGGGCGGCACCGCAGACGATCGTGCTGGCGGCGCTGTTCGTCTTCATCGCCTGGGGCCGTCGCGACCAGAACAAGCGACTGCTCGCCATGTTCAAGGGCTCCAAGACCGAGCCGTCCTCCGTCTGA
- the meaB gene encoding methylmalonyl Co-A mutase-associated GTPase MeaB, which translates to MSDIENLARRAADGDPRALGRLITVVENGGEGVRAVAATLAPLTGQSQVIGLTGSPGVGKSTTTTALVSTFRSAGKRVAVLAVDPSSPFTGGAILGDRVRMQEHALDEGVYIRSMSSRGHLGGLAAATPQAVRVLEACGFDVILIETVGVGQAEVEIAGLADTTLVLLAPGMGDGIQAVKAGILEVADIFVINKADRDGADATFRDIRSMMALVTREPHEWRQPIVKTIAHREEGIDEVVGAIEKHHQWLDEHGELRRRREARAKAEISAIVLGALARKYRVDETLAGRVAGGELDPYAAADEILDR; encoded by the coding sequence TTGAGCGACATCGAGAACCTGGCCCGCCGGGCCGCCGACGGCGACCCGCGCGCGCTGGGCCGTCTGATCACGGTCGTCGAGAACGGCGGTGAAGGCGTTCGCGCCGTCGCCGCCACCCTGGCGCCGCTGACCGGACAGTCGCAGGTCATCGGATTGACCGGTTCGCCCGGCGTGGGCAAGTCGACCACGACCACGGCGCTGGTGTCGACGTTCCGTTCGGCGGGCAAACGCGTCGCGGTGCTGGCCGTCGACCCGTCCAGTCCGTTCACCGGCGGCGCCATCCTCGGCGACCGGGTGCGGATGCAGGAGCACGCCCTCGACGAGGGTGTCTACATTCGATCGATGTCCTCGCGGGGACATCTGGGCGGGCTGGCCGCCGCCACCCCGCAGGCCGTGCGGGTGCTGGAGGCGTGCGGCTTCGACGTCATCCTCATCGAGACGGTGGGGGTCGGGCAGGCCGAGGTCGAGATCGCCGGGCTCGCCGACACCACCCTGGTGCTGCTGGCGCCCGGCATGGGCGACGGCATCCAGGCGGTCAAGGCCGGGATCCTCGAGGTCGCCGACATCTTCGTCATCAACAAGGCCGACCGCGACGGCGCCGACGCCACCTTCCGCGACATCCGTTCCATGATGGCGCTGGTGACCCGGGAGCCGCACGAGTGGCGGCAGCCGATCGTCAAGACCATCGCCCACCGGGAAGAGGGCATCGACGAAGTCGTCGGCGCCATCGAGAAACACCACCAGTGGCTCGACGAGCACGGCGAACTGCGTCGCCGTCGGGAAGCCCGCGCCAAGGCCGAGATCTCGGCGATCGTGCTGGGCGCGCTGGCGCGCAAGTACCGGGTGGACGAGACGCTGGCGGGCCGGGTCGCCGGAGGCGAACTGGACCCGTACGCGGCCGCCGACGAGATCCTCGACCGCTGA
- a CDS encoding acetyl-CoA C-acetyltransferase: MTGDDRTTSVLVAGARTPNGKLLGGLGDIPATKLGSHAIAAALTRAGVDAGQVEYVILGQVLQAGAGQNPARQAAAGAGIPLTIPSLNVNKVCLSGLTAIAMADQLIRAGEIEIAVAGGMESMTLAPHLLTGQRKGYKYGDVTMADHMALDGLTDAYEHIPMGESTENHNTKLGIGRAEQDEFAAASHVRAAAAQKNGRFDREIAAFEVPQRKGDPIVVSADEGVRADTTPEVLARLRPSFTKDGTITAGNSSPISDGAAAVVVMSKAKANELGLEYLAEIGAHGMVAGPDTSLHSQPSRAIQAALAKSGKSTSDLSVIEINEAFAAVGIQSTRDLGVDPQIVNPNGGAIALGHPIGASGARLALTLAHELRERGGGLGAAALCGGGGQGDALLLRVS, encoded by the coding sequence ATGACAGGCGACGATCGCACCACGAGTGTTCTTGTCGCGGGCGCCCGCACCCCGAACGGCAAACTGCTCGGCGGGCTGGGGGACATCCCGGCCACCAAGCTCGGATCCCACGCCATCGCCGCCGCGCTGACGCGCGCCGGGGTGGACGCCGGGCAGGTGGAGTACGTGATCCTGGGGCAGGTCCTGCAGGCCGGCGCCGGTCAGAACCCGGCTCGCCAGGCCGCCGCCGGTGCCGGAATTCCGCTGACGATCCCGTCGCTGAACGTCAACAAGGTGTGCCTGTCCGGGCTGACCGCGATCGCGATGGCCGACCAGCTGATCCGGGCCGGTGAGATCGAGATCGCCGTCGCCGGGGGCATGGAGTCGATGACGCTGGCGCCGCACCTGCTCACCGGGCAGCGCAAGGGATACAAGTACGGCGACGTGACGATGGCCGACCACATGGCCCTGGACGGCCTGACCGACGCCTACGAGCACATCCCGATGGGGGAGTCGACCGAGAACCACAACACGAAGCTGGGGATCGGGCGGGCCGAGCAGGACGAGTTCGCCGCCGCCTCGCACGTGCGCGCCGCCGCGGCGCAGAAGAACGGCCGCTTCGATCGTGAGATCGCGGCCTTCGAGGTGCCGCAGCGCAAGGGCGACCCGATCGTGGTCTCCGCCGACGAGGGCGTGCGGGCCGACACCACCCCCGAGGTGCTGGCGCGGCTGCGGCCGTCGTTCACCAAGGACGGCACCATCACGGCGGGCAACTCCTCGCCGATCTCGGACGGGGCCGCCGCCGTCGTCGTCATGAGCAAGGCGAAGGCGAACGAGCTGGGGCTTGAGTACCTGGCCGAGATCGGGGCGCACGGCATGGTCGCCGGTCCCGACACCTCGCTGCACTCGCAGCCGTCCCGGGCGATCCAGGCCGCGCTGGCCAAGTCCGGCAAGTCTACTTCGGACCTCTCGGTCATCGAGATCAACGAGGCCTTCGCCGCGGTGGGGATCCAGTCCACCCGGGACCTGGGCGTCGACCCGCAGATCGTCAACCCCAACGGGGGCGCCATCGCTCTGGGGCACCCGATCGGGGCCTCCGGAGCCCGGCTGGCGCTGACCCTCGCCCACGAGCTGCGCGAGCGCGGCGGCGGGCTCGGTGCCGCGGCCCTGTGCGGCGGCGGTGGACAGGGCGACGCACTGCTGCTGAGGGTGTCTTGA
- the mce gene encoding methylmalonyl-CoA epimerase codes for MAEIKPVGLLGVDHVGVAVADLDAAIRFYEDILGGECVHVEQNDEQGVREAMIAIGGGTTRIQLLAPTDPASTIAKFLDRKGPGLQQLAYTVADIDAACASLRAKNIRLLYDEPRRGTADSRINFIHPKDAGGVLVELVEPAR; via the coding sequence ATGGCTGAAATCAAACCCGTGGGGCTGCTTGGTGTGGATCACGTCGGCGTGGCCGTGGCCGACCTCGACGCGGCGATCCGGTTCTACGAGGACATCCTCGGCGGCGAATGCGTCCACGTTGAACAGAACGACGAACAGGGTGTGCGCGAGGCCATGATCGCCATCGGCGGCGGCACCACCCGGATCCAGCTGCTGGCGCCCACCGACCCCGCCTCCACGATCGCCAAGTTCCTGGACAGGAAGGGCCCCGGCCTCCAGCAACTGGCCTACACCGTGGCCGACATCGACGCGGCCTGCGCCAGCCTGCGCGCCAAGAACATCCGGCTCCTCTACGACGAGCCCCGCCGGGGCACCGCCGACTCGCGCATCAACTTCATCCACCCCAAGGACGCCGGTGGTGTCCTCGTCGAACTTGTCGAACCCGCGCGCTAG
- a CDS encoding NAD(P)H-binding protein → MTVLVTGASGNIGSRVVSTLADTGFAVRAAAREAAALEVPDGVETVSLDIGQPGDATAVLDGVDTIFLYPIRSGSPEALLAAAREAGVRHVVLLSSPGSWDAGEHDRVIGQVHQGIERTLSASGLDHTVLYPSWLASNARRDWANDIRDSGRVRLAFADAHVNPIHIDDVAEVAADLLTRERFRGRMQVLTGPESMRLRDVVSVLGEALDRPIGLDELTREQALAERPPHLPEAVLETLLDVMAAAVDVPALVNNNVERITGHPARPFGQWVSEQRVAFAA, encoded by the coding sequence ATGACCGTCCTCGTCACCGGAGCAAGCGGCAACATCGGCAGCCGGGTCGTGTCCACTTTGGCGGACACCGGATTCGCGGTGCGGGCCGCCGCGCGCGAAGCCGCCGCACTCGAGGTGCCGGACGGCGTCGAGACCGTCAGCCTCGACATCGGTCAGCCGGGTGACGCCACGGCGGTGCTCGACGGCGTCGACACGATCTTCCTCTACCCCATTCGATCGGGCAGCCCGGAAGCACTGCTGGCGGCGGCCCGCGAAGCCGGGGTGCGGCACGTGGTGCTGCTGTCATCACCCGGGTCCTGGGACGCTGGCGAACACGACCGCGTCATCGGGCAGGTCCATCAGGGCATCGAACGGACGCTGTCGGCCTCGGGGCTCGACCACACGGTGCTCTATCCCAGCTGGCTGGCCAGCAACGCGCGCCGCGACTGGGCGAACGACATCCGCGACAGCGGCCGGGTCCGGCTCGCCTTCGCCGACGCGCACGTGAACCCGATCCACATCGACGACGTCGCCGAGGTGGCCGCCGACCTGCTGACCCGGGAACGGTTCCGGGGCCGGATGCAGGTGCTCACCGGGCCGGAATCAATGCGGCTGCGCGACGTCGTGTCCGTCCTGGGCGAAGCGTTGGACCGGCCGATCGGACTGGACGAGCTGACCCGCGAGCAGGCACTGGCCGAACGTCCGCCGCACCTGCCCGAGGCGGTGCTGGAGACGCTGCTGGACGTCATGGCCGCGGCCGTCGACGTCCCGGCGCTGGTCAACAACAACGTCGAGCGGATCACCGGTCACCCGGCCCGGCCCTTCGGCCAGTGGGTGAGCGAACAGCGGGTCGCCTTCGCCGCCTAG
- a CDS encoding MarR family winged helix-turn-helix transcriptional regulator — MTSSKRRPAGQDPDLDEAVRALLLLMPRMVGRVKRIPVPEQLRSLELSPRHLSMLALMLFDGPMTVNQLANRLEVAPTTVSLMVSELSRKNVLTRLEDENDRRRRIIDITDATRPDIETWLANGARAWHQALDPLTPEQRRLFIDTLLAYETALERTNAAD, encoded by the coding sequence ATGACAAGCAGCAAGCGGCGTCCGGCCGGGCAGGATCCGGACCTCGACGAGGCGGTGCGGGCATTGCTGCTGCTCATGCCGCGCATGGTCGGTCGTGTGAAACGCATCCCCGTCCCCGAACAGCTGCGCTCGCTGGAACTGAGTCCGCGCCACCTGTCGATGCTGGCCCTGATGCTGTTCGACGGCCCGATGACGGTCAACCAGCTCGCCAACCGGCTGGAGGTCGCGCCGACGACGGTGAGCCTGATGGTCAGCGAACTGAGCCGCAAGAACGTCCTGACCCGGCTGGAGGACGAGAACGACCGCCGTCGCCGCATCATCGACATCACCGACGCGACGCGCCCCGACATCGAGACCTGGCTGGCCAACGGCGCCCGAGCCTGGCACCAGGCGCTTGACCCGCTCACGCCCGAGCAGCGACGGCTGTTCATCGACACCCTGCTCGCCTACGAAACCGCCCTGGAGCGCACCAACGCCGCCGACTGA
- the manA gene encoding mannose-6-phosphate isomerase, class I: MELLNGAIRPYAWGSRTAIAALQGRSMPSSTPEAELWFGAHPADPSRLPDGRDLNEAIAKAPEALLGAETVAEFGARLPYLLKVLAAEQPLSLQAHPDADQAIEGFTREDEAGVPLGTPERNYVDAFHKPELLCAVSEFEALCGFRDPQLSAEVIETLGVPGLESIVALLRQDDAAQGLREAVTTLLTLPADHREELVRQATLSAERLADTDSPHAFDFALVADLGKRYPSDAGTIVALLLHHITLQPGQAIYMPAGNLHAYLRGVGVELMAASDNVLRGGLTGKHVDVPELLRVLRFEVLGDPISPAREAGGGIVDWPVPSREFRLSRLRLEADSGQRTLPVNGPSIILCWSGQIRLDDGVSPITLQPGQAAFAPADTPTIYASGFGDSYCAGLGTGH; encoded by the coding sequence GTGGAACTCCTCAACGGAGCGATTCGGCCGTACGCATGGGGGTCCCGCACCGCGATAGCGGCGCTACAGGGACGGTCGATGCCCAGCTCAACGCCCGAGGCCGAGCTGTGGTTCGGCGCCCACCCGGCCGACCCGTCCCGGCTGCCCGACGGCCGTGACCTCAACGAGGCCATCGCCAAGGCACCCGAGGCGCTGTTGGGCGCCGAGACGGTCGCCGAGTTCGGCGCCCGGCTGCCCTACCTGCTGAAGGTGCTGGCCGCCGAACAGCCGCTGTCGCTTCAGGCCCACCCCGACGCCGACCAGGCCATCGAGGGCTTCACCCGCGAGGACGAGGCCGGGGTGCCGCTGGGCACCCCCGAGCGCAACTACGTCGACGCCTTCCACAAGCCCGAGCTGCTGTGCGCCGTCAGCGAGTTCGAGGCGCTGTGCGGCTTCCGCGACCCGCAACTGTCCGCCGAGGTCATCGAGACCCTGGGCGTGCCCGGCCTGGAGTCCATCGTCGCGCTGCTGCGCCAGGACGACGCCGCGCAGGGGCTGCGCGAGGCCGTCACGACGCTGCTGACGCTGCCCGCCGACCACCGCGAGGAACTGGTCCGGCAGGCGACCCTGTCGGCCGAGCGGCTCGCCGACACCGACTCGCCGCACGCGTTCGACTTCGCCCTGGTCGCCGACCTGGGCAAGCGCTACCCCAGCGACGCGGGCACCATCGTGGCGCTGCTGCTGCACCACATCACGCTGCAACCCGGCCAGGCGATCTACATGCCCGCGGGCAACCTGCACGCCTACCTGCGCGGCGTCGGCGTCGAGCTGATGGCCGCCAGCGACAACGTGCTGCGCGGCGGGCTGACCGGCAAGCACGTCGACGTCCCCGAACTCCTGCGCGTGCTGCGCTTCGAGGTCCTGGGCGACCCCATCTCCCCGGCCCGCGAGGCCGGAGGGGGCATCGTCGACTGGCCGGTGCCCAGCCGCGAGTTCCGGCTCTCACGGCTGCGCCTGGAGGCCGACTCGGGCCAGCGCACCCTGCCGGTCAACGGCCCCTCGATCATCCTGTGCTGGTCGGGCCAGATCCGGCTCGACGACGGGGTGTCACCAATCACCCTCCAGCCCGGCCAAGCGGCTTTCGCCCCGGCCGACACGCCGACGATCTACGCTTCCGGCTTCGGCGACAGCTACTGCGCCGGTCTCGGAACTGGCCACTGA
- a CDS encoding cation diffusion facilitator family transporter, which yields MSAEGGTKAIVAALAANLGIAATKLGAWALTMSSSMLAESIHSLADSGNQALLLVGGKRSKRGATAQHPFGYGRERYIYAFIVSIVLFSVGGLFALWEGQHKISDTLAGKPDTLLESQWWWVPIAVLVVAIGLETYSFYTAISESRKAKGKTSWVNFIRRAKAPELPVVLLEDAAALLGLILALFGVGLSLITGDGIWDGIFTLSIGLLLVIIAIILAIETKSLLLGESATDEHIAAIEKAILDGDDVDAIIHMKTLHLGPDELLVAAKFAVKHDETAAQVAREIDAVEARIRAAVPIARAIYLEPDLYRPAKAGGDS from the coding sequence ATGAGTGCTGAAGGCGGCACCAAGGCCATTGTCGCCGCGCTGGCGGCCAACCTGGGCATCGCGGCGACCAAGCTGGGAGCCTGGGCGCTGACCATGTCCTCCTCGATGCTCGCCGAGTCGATCCACTCGCTGGCCGACTCCGGCAACCAGGCACTGCTGCTGGTGGGCGGCAAGCGTTCCAAGCGCGGCGCCACCGCCCAGCACCCGTTCGGCTACGGCCGGGAACGCTATATCTACGCGTTCATCGTGTCGATCGTCCTGTTCAGCGTCGGTGGTCTGTTCGCGCTGTGGGAAGGGCAGCACAAGATCTCGGACACCCTGGCCGGCAAGCCGGACACGCTGCTGGAGTCGCAGTGGTGGTGGGTGCCGATCGCGGTGCTGGTCGTGGCCATCGGCCTGGAGACCTACTCCTTCTACACCGCGATCTCCGAGTCGCGGAAGGCCAAGGGCAAGACCTCCTGGGTCAACTTCATCCGGCGCGCCAAGGCCCCCGAACTGCCGGTGGTGCTGCTGGAGGACGCCGCCGCGCTGCTGGGCCTGATCCTGGCGCTGTTCGGCGTCGGGCTGTCGCTCATCACCGGCGACGGCATCTGGGACGGCATCTTCACGCTGTCCATCGGTCTGCTGCTGGTGATCATCGCCATCATCCTGGCCATCGAGACCAAGAGCCTGCTTTTGGGCGAGTCGGCCACCGACGAACACATCGCCGCCATCGAGAAGGCCATCCTCGACGGCGACGACGTCGACGCCATCATCCACATGAAGACGCTGCACCTGGGCCCCGACGAGCTGCTGGTGGCCGCCAAGTTCGCCGTCAAGCACGACGAGACCGCCGCTCAGGTGGCCCGCGAGATCGACGCCGTCGAGGCCCGGATCCGCGCCGCCGTGCCCATCGCGCGGGCGATCTACCTCGAACCCGACCTGTACCGACCCGCGAAGGCCGGCGGAGATTCATGA